Within the Bacilli bacterium genome, the region TCAACCTGATAACGGCGATGTTTGCCCCGACCAGCGGGCAAATCCGCTTTATGGGTGAGCGAATTAGCGGCTTGAAAACGCACCGGATTACGAAAAAAGGGATTTGCCGCACATTCCAGAATATCCGGCTGTTTGCCCGCTTGTCCGTAATGGACAACGTCATGGTGGGTTCCCACTGCCGCGGCCGTTCCGGTGTTTTCAGCGGTGTTTTGCGTACGAAGGCGGAACGGGCGGAGGAGCGGAACATAAGGGAGCGGGCGGAACAACTGCTCCAATTGGTCGGACTGTATCCCGAGCGGGACGTGACCGCGGAAAATTTATCCTATGGAAAGCAGCGCCGGTTGGAAATTGCGCGGGCGCTCGCCAGCGAGCCGAAACTTTTGCTTCTGGATGAGCCAGCCGCCGGAATGAATGAGAAGGAAACACAGGACTTGGCCATGTTGATCAGGCAAATTCGCGCGCAAAACATCACGGTCTTGCTGATCGAGCATGATATGCCGCTGGTCATGAAGCTGTGCGACCGGATTGCCGTGCTGAATTTCGGGCAAAAGATAGCCGAGGGCACGCCGCAAGAAGTTCGCGGCAATCAGGATGTGATTGCCGCTTATTTGGGCACGGATGAAGGTGGGGAAATTGCTTGAGATTCGCCAGGTGCATACGTTTTACGGAAAAATAGAAGCTTTGAAAGGCGTGGATGTGACGGTTGAGCGGGGGAAAATCGTTGCGCTCTTGGGAGGAAACGGCGCCGGCAAAACGACGTTGATGAAAACCATTGTCGGCGTGTTATCGCCGCGCTCGGGATCCATCACCTTTCAGGGGCGCAACGTGGTGGGAAGGCGGCCGGATGAGCTGTTGCGGCTGGGGATTGCGCTTGTCCCGGAAGGCCGCGGCATTTTATCCGGCATGACGGTCTGGGAAAATTTGCAAATGGGCGCTTACCTGCGAACCGACGCGGCGGTGGATCAGGATATTGCCG harbors:
- a CDS encoding ABC transporter ATP-binding protein, encoding MILQVENIGKRFGGISALQGVSFAIREGEIYGLIGPNGAGKTTMFNLITAMFAPTSGQIRFMGERISGLKTHRITKKGICRTFQNIRLFARLSVMDNVMVGSHCRGRSGVFSGVLRTKAERAEERNIRERAEQLLQLVGLYPERDVTAENLSYGKQRRLEIARALASEPKLLLLDEPAAGMNEKETQDLAMLIRQIRAQNITVLLIEHDMPLVMKLCDRIAVLNFGQKIAEGTPQEVRGNQDVIAAYLGTDEGGEIA